A stretch of DNA from Actinomycetota bacterium:
GACACGACCTCCGCGACATCCTCCTCGTCGACCTCCTCCTTCAGCATCTTCTGCTCGGACTGGAGCTCGGCCAGCGCGTCGTTCTCGGCGTCGAGCTGCTTCTGGAGCTCGACGATGCGGCCGTATCGGAGCTCAGCGGCTCGTTCGAGGTCGCCGTCGCGCTCGGCCCGGTCGGCCTCGCCGCGCGCGGACTCGATCTGGGACTTCAGCGAGCGGATCCGGTCGATGTGCTCCTTCTCACGCTGCCAGTGCGCCTTCATCGCGCCGCTTCGCTCCCGGAGGTCGCCCAGCTCGCGCTCCAGCTTCTCCAGGCGCTCCTTCGAGGCCTGGTCGGTCTCCTTGCGCAGCGCGGCCCGTTCGATCTCGAGCTGCTTGATGCGCCGCTCCACCTCGTCGATCTCGATCGGCATGGAGTCGATCTCGATGCGAAGCCGCGACGCGGCCTCGTCCACCAGGTCGATGGCCTTATCCGGCAGGAACCGCCCGGAGACGTAGCGGTGCGAGAGCAGCGCCGCGGCCACCAGCGCGGAGTCCTGGATCCGGACGCCGTGGTGCACCTCGTAGCGCTCCTTCAGCCCGCGGAGGATGGCGATGGTGTCCTCCACCGTCGGCTCGTTCACCAGCACGGGCTGGAACCGGCGCTCAAGGGCAGGGTCCTTCTCCACGTGCTTGCGGTACTCGTCGAGGGTCGTGGCGCCGATGGCCCGGAGCTCGCCGCGGGCCAGCATCGGCTTCAGCATGTTGCCGGCGTCGACGGAGCCCTCGGCCGCGCCGGCGCCGACCACGGTGTGCAGCTCGTCGATGAACGTGATGATCTCGCCCTGCGAGTCGGCGATCTCGCGGAGCACGGCCTTGAAGCGCTCCTCGAACTCGCCGCGGTACTTCGAGCCGGCCACCAGGGCCCCGATGTCGAGGGCCACCACGCGCTTGCCCTTCAGCCCTTCCGGCACGTCGCCGGAAACGATCCGCTGGGCCAGCCCCTCCACGATGGCGGTCTTGCCCACACCGGGCTCGCCGATCAGCACCGGGTTGTTCTTGGTCCGGCGCGACAACACCTGGATGACCCGGCGGATCTCGTCGTCCCGCCCGATCACCGGGTCGAGCTTGCCGGAGCGGGCCAGCTCGGTGAGGTCACGCCCGTACCGCTCCAGGGCCTGGTACTTCTCCTCCGGGTTGGGGTCGGTGACCCGCTGGCGTCCCCGGACCTGGGCCAGCGCCGACAGCACGCCCTCCCGGGTCAGGCCCGCCTCCTTCAACAGCCGGGCCACGTTGGACGCCCCCTCCAGCATAGCCAGCAGGAGGTGCTCGGTGGAGACGTACTCGTCGCCGAGGGCGGCCATCTCCTGGAACGCGCGCTCCAGGATGTGTCGGGTCGCGGCCGACAGGTAGATGTCCGGCCCGGCGCCGCCTCCCGCGCTGCTCTGCGCGTACACCTTCGGCATCCGGTCCAGCGCCTCGTCCACCCGGTCCCGGAGCGTGCGCGGCGACGTCCCCATGCTGTGCAGCAGCGGGAAGATCACGCCCTCCGGGTCGGACAGCAGCGCGAACAGGACGTGCTCGGGCTCGATGCCCTGCTGGTTGCGGGCGGAGGCCTGTTCGCGCGCGGCCTCTAGCGCCGCCTGTGTCTTCAGTGTCAGCTTCGAAAGGTCCATGTGGTGTGTGCGTTCTCCCAGTCGTCTCTCGTCATCGCGTACATGCAGTGGTCCCTGCGCTCCTCCGCCGTCGGCATGAAGGAACGCAGCACGCCTTCCATCACGAACCCCAGCCGCTCGTTCACCGTCCGCATGGGAACGTTCTCGACGTCGGTGGGGGTCTCCACCCGCTCGGCGCCCTCGTGCTCGAACAGGTACGAGGTCAGGAGCGCGACGGCCTCGCGGCCCACCCCCCGGCCCCGGCGCTCCGGCTCGAGCGTGATCCCGATCATGAACACACCAGGCGGGAAGCATCGCGGCGAGTTGTGCGCCTGGATCATCCCGGCGAACTCGCAGTCGGCCTCGATGGCAAGCTCCAGGTGCGAGTCCACGAACCTTCCCGAGGTCTCGACGCGCTTCAGCAGCTTCTCCCGGGGCGGTCCGAACGCGCCGGCGAAGCGGCGGTCCGCCTCGTCCGAGGGCTCGAACAGGGCCACGTAGCGATCGGTCTCCTCGGCCCGGAGCGGACGGACCACGACCCGCTCTCCGCGCAGCTCCACCAGGTCCGGGGCCACGTTCACGAGGTCACCTCCCACGGCATCCGCTGCACCTCTCGCAGGAGCACCAGTGAGGCCTGCCGGTTCTCGCGACGCCGCCGCTCGAGCTCGTCGCCCAGAAGGCGGCGGGTCCGGTCCAGCTCGCGGGCCGTGGCCTCCAGCTGGCGACGGGTCCGCTCGAGCTGGTTCTGGAGCTCCACGATCATCTTCACGCCGGCCAGGTTGATGCCCTCGTCCTGGGTCAGGCGCTGGATGGTCCGCAGCCGGGCGATGTCGCGCTCGGAGTACCGCCGGGTGTTGCCGGCGGTCCGGGAGGGCCGGAGCAGGCCCCGGCGCTCGTAGATGCGAAGGGTCTGCGGATGCACCCCGGCCAGCTCCGCCGCGACGCTGATGATGTACACGCCGAGGTCGTCCGGACGGCTGTGGTCACTCCGCTTGGCCATCTCTCCTCCTCGAGGCGCTCACCGTTCCACTCCCAGACGGGCTCGCGGCGACTCCTTCTGCGCGTCCTGGAGCTTCCGCAGCAGGTCCTTCTCCTCCCGGGACAGCTTCTGGGGGACGTCGACGCGAATCGTCACCAGGAGGTCGCCGTGCCCGCCGCGCTTGGGCGCTCCCTTGCCCCGGATCCGGAACGTCTTCCCGGCCGTGGTCCCCGACGGGATCTTCAGGGTGACCGGGCCGTTCAGGGTGGGGACCTCGACGTGCGCGCCGAGGGCCGCCTCCGGGAACGTGACCGGAAGCTCGAGGGTGAGGTCCGGCCCTTTCCGCCCGAAGAGCTGGTGGGGCGCCACCCGCACCACCACGTACAGGTCGCCCGGCGGCCCGCCCGCCCGTCCGGCCTCGCCCCGACCGGACAGCCGGATCCGCGCCCCGTCCTGCACCCCGGCCGGGATCTTCACGGAGAACTGGCGGGTCTTCTGCTCCAGGCCGGACCCCTGGCACGTGTGGCAGGGGTGCTCGACGACCCGTCCCGTTCCCCCGCAGCGGGGACAGGTCTGGGCCATCTGGAAGAACCCCTGGTTCACGGAGACCTGCCCGGAACCGCCGCACTGCGGACAGGTGACCGCCGAGGTCCCGGGCTCGGCGCCGGACCCGCCGCACGTCGGGCACGGCACGGGTCCCCGGATCTTGACCGGGACCGTGGTGCCCTCCATGGCGTCCTCGAACGAGATCCGGACCTCGGTCTGGAGGTCGGTCCCGGCCGAGGGCTGCCGGCCGCCCCGGCCCCGTCCCCGCCCGCCGGTGAACACGCTGAACAGGTCCCCGAGGTCGCCGATGCCCTCGGCGCCGAACGGGAACCCCTCCACGTGGACCCGCTGGCCACCCGGGCCCCCGAATCCGCCGAAGCCGCCCGAGCCACCGGGACCTCCCGCGCCGCCGTACCCGGAGCCGGCCATCTGCCGGACCTGGTCGTACTGCTTACGCTTGGCCTCGTCGCCCAAGACGTCGTAGGCGACGGAGATCTCCTTGAAGCGCTCCTCCGCCTCCTTGTTCCCGGAGTTGGCGTCCGGGTGGTGCTTCTGGGCCAGCTTCCGGTAGGCCTTCTTGATCTCGGCCTGGGAGGCGTTCCGGGGGACGCCCAGGACCTGGTAGTAGTCCTTCTCCAGCCACTCCCGGCGGACGTCCCCGTTCACGGTCTGGGCCTCCGGATCACTTCCGCACGACCTTGACACCGGACGGACGGATGACCCGGCCCTTCAGGGTGTAGCCCTGCCGAAGGACGTCCGCCACCACTGGCTCGCCGTCCTGCTGGCCCGACTGCATCAGCGCCTCGTGGCGCTCGGGGTCGAATGGCTTGCCGTCAGCCTCGATGCGCACGAGCCCCTCGGACCGCAGGATCTCCTGGAGCTTCGCGTACACGAGCTCCACGCCGTGCAGGAACCGGTCGAAGTCCGGCTTCTGCTCCGCCGCCATCAGAGCCAGGTCGAACTCGTCCAGCACCTCGAGGAGCCGCCGCACCAGCGGCTCCGAGGCCATCTCGACGGCCCGGGTCTGCTCCTTCAGAACGCGCTTGCGGTAGTTGTCGAACTCCGCCTTGATCCGCTGGAGGTGCTCCAGGTACTCGGCGGCCTGGCGCTTGGCCTGCTCGAGGTCGTCGGACGGGACGCCCTCGCCCACCCCGAGCACCGGGTCGCCGCCCGCCTGCATGACCGGCGGCCGCTCGTGGCCACCGTGGCCGGCGGGCTCGTCGGCGTGCACGCGGCGCTTGTCGGTCACCTTGACCTTCGGCCGCTCCTCCGGCTCGTCGTGGCGATCGCGCTCGCCCGTCACGACGCACTCCCCTCGTCCACGATCTCGCCCTCCACGACCTCGCCGTCGCCGCCGGACTCGCCGGTCGCGCCGGACTCGCCGCCCGGACCGGCCCCGCCCGCGGCGGCCTGCTGGCCAGCCTCCGCCGACGCCTGCTGGGCCTGGTACATGGCCTGACCGACCTTCTGGAACGACTGCATGGTCGTCTGGGTGGCCGAGCGGATGGCTTCGACGTCGTCGCCCTTCAGGGCCTCCTTCAGGGCGTCGTTCGCCGCCACCAGCTCCTCACGGTCCGAGGACGGGACCTTGTCCCCGTACTCGGTGAGGGCCTTGTCCACCTGGTAGGTGAGCTGGTCGCCGGAGTTGCGGGCCTCGGCGGCCTCGCGACGACTGTGGTCTTCCTCCGCGAACTTCTCGGCGTCGACCATCATCCGGTCGATCTCCTCCTTGGAAAGGGCCGTGCCGCCGGTGATGGTCATGGCCTGCTCCTTGCCGGTGGCGAGGTCCTTGGCCGAGACGTTCACGATGCCGTTGGCGTCGATGTCGAAGGCCACCTCGATCTGCGGCATCCCCCGCGGCGCGGGCGGGATGCCCATGAGGTGGAACTTGCCCAGCGAGCGCACGCCCGGCGAGTACACGGTCTCGCCCTCACCCTGGAGGACGTCGATCTCCACGGTGGTCTGGCTGTCCTCCGCCGTGGTGAAGGTCTCGCTCTTGCGGGTGGGGATGGTGGTGTTGCGCTCGATCAGCTTGGTGAAGATGCCGCCCAGCGTCTGGACGCCGAGCGACAGCGGCGTCACGTCCAGGAGCAGGATGTCCTTGACGTCGCCCTTCAGCACGCCGGCCTGGATGGCCGCGCCGACCGCCACGACCTCGTCGGGGTTCACGCCCTTGTGGGGCTCCTTGCCTCCGGTGAGGCTGCGGACGAGCTCCTGGATCATGGGCATGCGGGTCGACCCGCCCACCAGGATCACGTGGTCGATCTGCGAGACGTCCTTGCCCCAGTCCGCCACGGCCTGCTTGAACGGACCCTTGCACCGCTCCAGGAGGTCCTCCGTCATCCGCTCGAACTCCCCGCGGGTGAGCTTCATCTCCAGGTGCAGCGGGCTCATGGAACCATCCGGCTGCGGCGCCGCCGTCACGAACGGCAGGTTGATGGTGGTCTCGGTGGTCTGGGACAGGTCGATCTTGGCCTTCTCCGCGGCCTCCTTCAGCCGCTGCTGGGCCATGCGGTCCTTGGCCAGGTCGACGTTCTCGCGCTCCTTGAACGTCTTGACCATCCACTCGATGATCCGCTGGTCCCAGTCGTCGCCCCCGAGGTGCGTGTCGCCCGAGGTCGCCTTGACCTCGAACACGCCCTCGCCGATCTCGAGCAGCGACACGTCGAACGTCCCGCCGCCGAGGTCGAACACCAGCACGGTCTGGTCCTGCTGCTTGTCGAGCCCGTAGGCCAGGGCTGCCGCGGTGGG
This window harbors:
- the dnaK gene encoding molecular chaperone DnaK; this encodes MARAVGIDLGTTNSVVAVLEGGEPTVIPNAEGHRITPSVVGYSKGGEILVGEVAKRQAITNPDRTIRSIKREMGRKDWTLEIDGKKWTPQEISAQILAKLKRDAEAYLGDKVTQAVVTVPAYFDDSQRQATKEAGEIAGLEVLRIINEPTAAALAYGLDKQQDQTVLVFDLGGGTFDVSLLEIGEGVFEVKATSGDTHLGGDDWDQRIIEWMVKTFKERENVDLAKDRMAQQRLKEAAEKAKIDLSQTTETTINLPFVTAAPQPDGSMSPLHLEMKLTRGEFERMTEDLLERCKGPFKQAVADWGKDVSQIDHVILVGGSTRMPMIQELVRSLTGGKEPHKGVNPDEVVAVGAAIQAGVLKGDVKDILLLDVTPLSLGVQTLGGIFTKLIERNTTIPTRKSETFTTAEDSQTTVEIDVLQGEGETVYSPGVRSLGKFHLMGIPPAPRGMPQIEVAFDIDANGIVNVSAKDLATGKEQAMTITGGTALSKEEIDRMMVDAEKFAEEDHSRREAAEARNSGDQLTYQVDKALTEYGDKVPSSDREELVAANDALKEALKGDDVEAIRSATQTTMQSFQKVGQAMYQAQQASAEAGQQAAAGGAGPGGESGATGESGGDGEVVEGEIVDEGSAS
- the dnaJ gene encoding molecular chaperone DnaJ, with amino-acid sequence MNGDVRREWLEKDYYQVLGVPRNASQAEIKKAYRKLAQKHHPDANSGNKEAEERFKEISVAYDVLGDEAKRKQYDQVRQMAGSGYGGAGGPGGSGGFGGFGGPGGQRVHVEGFPFGAEGIGDLGDLFSVFTGGRGRGRGGRQPSAGTDLQTEVRISFEDAMEGTTVPVKIRGPVPCPTCGGSGAEPGTSAVTCPQCGGSGQVSVNQGFFQMAQTCPRCGGTGRVVEHPCHTCQGSGLEQKTRQFSVKIPAGVQDGARIRLSGRGEAGRAGGPPGDLYVVVRVAPHQLFGRKGPDLTLELPVTFPEAALGAHVEVPTLNGPVTLKIPSGTTAGKTFRIRGKGAPKRGGHGDLLVTIRVDVPQKLSREEKDLLRKLQDAQKESPRARLGVER
- a CDS encoding GNAT family N-acetyltransferase, which gives rise to MGGDLVNVAPDLVELRGERVVVRPLRAEETDRYVALFEPSDEADRRFAGAFGPPREKLLKRVETSGRFVDSHLELAIEADCEFAGMIQAHNSPRCFPPGVFMIGITLEPERRGRGVGREAVALLTSYLFEHEGAERVETPTDVENVPMRTVNERLGFVMEGVLRSFMPTAEERRDHCMYAMTRDDWENAHTTWTFRS
- the clpB gene encoding ATP-dependent chaperone ClpB, with translation MDLSKLTLKTQAALEAAREQASARNQQGIEPEHVLFALLSDPEGVIFPLLHSMGTSPRTLRDRVDEALDRMPKVYAQSSAGGGAGPDIYLSAATRHILERAFQEMAALGDEYVSTEHLLLAMLEGASNVARLLKEAGLTREGVLSALAQVRGRQRVTDPNPEEKYQALERYGRDLTELARSGKLDPVIGRDDEIRRVIQVLSRRTKNNPVLIGEPGVGKTAIVEGLAQRIVSGDVPEGLKGKRVVALDIGALVAGSKYRGEFEERFKAVLREIADSQGEIITFIDELHTVVGAGAAEGSVDAGNMLKPMLARGELRAIGATTLDEYRKHVEKDPALERRFQPVLVNEPTVEDTIAILRGLKERYEVHHGVRIQDSALVAAALLSHRYVSGRFLPDKAIDLVDEAASRLRIEIDSMPIEIDEVERRIKQLEIERAALRKETDQASKERLEKLERELGDLRERSGAMKAHWQREKEHIDRIRSLKSQIESARGEADRAERDGDLERAAELRYGRIVELQKQLDAENDALAELQSEQKMLKEEVDEEDVAEVVSKWTGIPVSRLMEGEVAKLVRMEDALHERVVDQHEAVEAVANAIRRSRAGLSDPNKPIGSFLFLGPTGVGKTELARALAEFLFDDERAIVRIDMSEYQERHTVSRLIGAPPGYVGYEEGGQLTEAVRRRPYSVLLLDEIEKAHQDAFNVLLQLLDDGRLTDGQGRTVDFRNTVVIMTSNLGSYVYTDLTASAEERREKVMAEVRATFRPEFLNRVDEIIVFSPLGRDEIAQIVDIQLRLLQERLAARKLTVTLTAAARDYLADRGFDPTYGARPLKRLIQREVQDALAMKLLSGEIRDGDHLDIDRGPEGLEFRVGDPTTVLP
- a CDS encoding nucleotide exchange factor GrpE translates to MTGERDRHDEPEERPKVKVTDKRRVHADEPAGHGGHERPPVMQAGGDPVLGVGEGVPSDDLEQAKRQAAEYLEHLQRIKAEFDNYRKRVLKEQTRAVEMASEPLVRRLLEVLDEFDLALMAAEQKPDFDRFLHGVELVYAKLQEILRSEGLVRIEADGKPFDPERHEALMQSGQQDGEPVVADVLRQGYTLKGRVIRPSGVKVVRK